One window of Quercus robur chromosome 5, dhQueRobu3.1, whole genome shotgun sequence genomic DNA carries:
- the LOC126725902 gene encoding NAC transcription factor 25-like, protein MESTDSSSGSQHPQLPPGFRFHPTDEELVVHYLKRKLASAPLPVTIIAEIDLYKFDPWELPSKATFGEQEWYFFSPRDRKYPNGARPNRAATSGYWKATGTDKPILTSNGTQKVGVKKALVFYGGKPPKGIKTNWIMHEYRLLDNTSTSKPTTTASDATNKKGSLRLDDWVLCRIYKKNNTQRPIMDQDKEDSMEAMIPTMQTMSMASQHNGKVPLPSKTANYTALLDNDSDNYFDRILSAEGMQNGSISHNLATSSSKSSTLAVKRTLPSQFWNETGSLGSSSSGGKRFQGDLNSGSAGLDENNSFVSLLNQLPQGASFHPNSLIGSLGDGVLRQQFQLPSINWNS, encoded by the exons ATGGAAAGCACAGATTCATCATCTGGGTCACAACACCCTCAGCTTCCACCTGGGTTCCGGTTCCACCCTACAGATGAAGAACTCGTGGTCCACTATCTCAAAAGGAAGCTTGCCTCAGCTCCTCTACCCGTTACTATCATAGCAGAGATCGATTTATACAAGTTTGATCCATGGGAGCTCCCAA GTAAGGCTACGTTTGGAGAACAAGAGTGGTATTTTTTCAGTCCAAGGGACCGGAAATACCCGAACGGGGCTAGGCCTAATAGGGCTGCAACTTCAGGATATTGGAAAGCAACGGGGACCGATAAACCTATACTAACATCTAATGGAACTCAAAAGGTTGGTGTTAAAAAAGCCCTTGTGTTCTACGGTGGAAAGCCCCCTAAGGGTATTAAAACCAATTGGATTATGCATGAGTACCGCCTTCTGGACAACACTTCTACTTCCAAGCCTACTACTACTGCTTCTGATGCTACAAACAAGAAAGGTTCTTTAAGG cttgatgattgggttttgtgtCGGATTTATAAGAAAAACAACACCCAAAGACCTATTATGGATCAGGACAAGGAGGATTCAATGGAGGCTATGATTCCAACTATGCAAACCATGTCGATGGCTAGCCAGCACAATGGGAAAGTACCTCTACCTTCAAAGACTGCAAACTATACTGCATTACTTGACAATGATTCTGATAATTACTTTGATAGAATTTTGAGTGCGGAGGGCATGCAAAATGGTTCCATTTCTCATAATTTAGCCACTTCAAGCTCAAAAAGTAGTACACTTGCGGTGAAACGCACACTCCCATCACAGTTTTGGAATGAAACAGGATCTCTAGGCTCTTCTTCCTCTGGTGGTAAGCGATTCCAAGGTGATCTTAATAGTGGAAGTGCAGGGCTTGATGAAAACAACTCGTTTGTTTCTCTGCTAAATCAGCTCCCTCAGGGTGCTTCATTCCATCCAAACTCGCTTATTGGGTCTCTTGGTGATGGGGTTTTGAGGCAACAATTTCAACTTCCAAGCATAAATTGGAACTCATAG